The following proteins are co-located in the Methylomonas sp. 11b genome:
- a CDS encoding methylthioribulose 1-phosphate dehydratase, with protein sequence MTAKSDEFFRKADQLIAAGRFIDSKGWVPATSGNFSAKLSDGNIAITVSGRHKGRLQADDIMLIDSKGNSLDGKKPSAETLLHTSLYQRFPDVQAVLHPHSINATLTARLFKHEIVLKDYELLKAFTGINTHETRISIPIFGNDQDIPRLADKVENYLDRHDHAVYGYIIAGHGFYTWGASVDDALRHLEALEFLFDVEIRLHGVTRL encoded by the coding sequence ATGACAGCAAAATCCGACGAATTTTTCCGCAAGGCAGATCAGTTGATTGCCGCCGGCCGCTTCATCGACAGCAAGGGCTGGGTGCCCGCTACCAGCGGTAATTTCTCCGCCAAACTCAGCGACGGCAATATTGCCATCACTGTGTCCGGCCGGCATAAAGGCCGCTTGCAAGCCGATGACATCATGTTGATCGACAGCAAAGGCAATTCCCTGGACGGTAAAAAACCGTCGGCGGAAACGCTATTGCATACTTCGCTGTACCAACGTTTTCCGGATGTTCAGGCGGTTTTGCACCCGCATTCGATCAACGCCACGTTGACAGCACGCTTGTTCAAGCATGAGATCGTGCTGAAGGATTACGAACTGCTCAAAGCGTTCACCGGCATCAACACCCATGAAACTCGGATTTCCATCCCCATTTTCGGTAACGATCAGGATATTCCCAGATTAGCCGACAAGGTAGAAAATTATCTGGACCGCCATGACCATGCGGTTTACGGCTATATTATCGCCGGCCACGGTTTTTACACCTGGGGCGCATCGGTCGACGACGCCTTGCGCCACCTGGAAGCACTGGAATTTTTATTTGATGTTGAAATTCGCCTACATGGAGTAACACGATTATGA
- a CDS encoding NfeD family protein → MWEQDIVFWYWWVLAVGFLALEIVVTGFFFLWLAVSAFIVGAAVLLVPVTPFNVQLLLFSLLAVLSVLAWRKYARNRAVTVTDHPLLNQRGAQYIGRTFFLIAPIENGQGKIKADDTVWKVHGEDSPMGAKVRVVAVKGTVFEVEVCG, encoded by the coding sequence ATGTGGGAACAGGACATCGTGTTTTGGTACTGGTGGGTGCTGGCGGTGGGCTTTCTAGCCTTGGAAATTGTCGTCACCGGTTTCTTTTTCCTGTGGCTGGCGGTGTCGGCGTTTATCGTCGGCGCGGCGGTGTTGTTAGTGCCGGTTACACCGTTCAACGTGCAGTTGCTGCTGTTTTCCTTGCTGGCAGTGTTGTCGGTGCTGGCTTGGCGTAAATACGCCCGGAATCGGGCAGTGACCGTTACGGATCATCCTTTATTAAATCAGCGCGGGGCTCAGTATATTGGCCGTACCTTTTTTCTGATCGCACCGATTGAGAATGGTCAGGGCAAGATTAAGGCCGACGATACGGTTTGGAAGGTGCATGGGGAGGATAGTCCGATGGGGGCGAAAGTAAGAGTTGTGGCGGTTAAGGGGACTGTGTTTGAGGTGGAGGTTTGTGGGTGA
- the mtnC gene encoding acireductone synthase, producing MIKAIVTDIEGTTSSLSFVKDVLFPYARSRLPDFIKSHQGQDAIKLILAEAKQIAGGELDEEALVAQFIHWIDTDQKITPLKSLQGLIWQEGYRNGDFTGHVYEDAVRNLRNWFGLGYKLYVYSSGSVHAQKLLFGYSDFGDLTPIFSGYFDTHIGGKKEAVSYERIAAELGLPAEQILFLSDIKDELDAARQAGLATCWLVREQTPDGGAEHVQVSDFDGIHL from the coding sequence ATGATCAAAGCCATCGTCACCGATATCGAAGGCACGACTTCATCGCTGTCGTTTGTAAAAGATGTGTTGTTCCCGTATGCCCGCTCCCGCTTGCCGGATTTTATTAAAAGTCATCAAGGGCAAGACGCGATAAAGCTAATATTGGCTGAGGCCAAGCAAATTGCCGGCGGCGAACTGGACGAGGAAGCGCTGGTTGCGCAATTTATTCACTGGATTGATACCGATCAGAAAATTACGCCGTTAAAATCCTTACAGGGCTTGATCTGGCAGGAGGGCTATCGCAACGGCGATTTCACCGGTCATGTCTACGAAGATGCCGTGCGCAACTTAAGAAACTGGTTTGGCCTGGGCTATAAGCTGTATGTCTATTCCTCCGGCTCGGTGCATGCCCAAAAACTGCTATTTGGTTACAGCGACTTCGGCGATCTCACGCCAATATTTTCCGGTTACTTCGATACGCACATTGGCGGCAAGAAGGAGGCCGTTTCCTATGAGCGGATTGCCGCCGAGCTTGGCTTGCCGGCCGAACAGATCCTGTTTTTGTCCGATATAAAGGACGAATTGGACGCTGCCCGTCAGGCCGGCTTGGCTACTTGCTGGCTGGTGCGCGAGCAGACGCCAGATGGCGGCGCCGAGCATGTGCAAGTCAGCGATTTTGACGGCATTCATCTGTAA
- a CDS encoding FMN-binding negative transcriptional regulator — MYCPTHFQEDKPAELVGLIEQFPLATVIYQGDDGLTAEHIPLLYEARPGGLGKLMGHVAKNNPLWQVAPEQELLLVFQGPSTYISPNWYASKSQAGKVVPTWNYAVVHAHCTLNATHDPAQVLRIITELTDKNEAAQAHPWRVTDAPAEFTKKLLGNIVGISLEIKRWQGKWKVSQNQTQQNRQSVIEGLRSEDSDAQRQMALLVQSHATRSD, encoded by the coding sequence ATGTACTGCCCTACTCACTTTCAAGAAGACAAGCCTGCCGAACTGGTCGGCCTTATCGAGCAGTTTCCTTTGGCAACGGTGATTTATCAGGGTGATGATGGCCTGACTGCCGAGCATATCCCACTGCTGTATGAAGCCAGGCCTGGCGGCCTTGGCAAGCTTATGGGGCATGTCGCCAAAAACAATCCACTTTGGCAAGTTGCACCTGAGCAAGAGCTCTTGCTTGTGTTTCAAGGGCCCTCGACGTACATTTCGCCCAACTGGTACGCCAGCAAAAGCCAAGCGGGCAAGGTGGTGCCTACCTGGAACTATGCGGTTGTCCATGCTCACTGTACGCTCAACGCCACCCACGACCCAGCGCAAGTGCTCCGCATCATCACCGAGCTAACCGATAAAAACGAAGCCGCGCAGGCGCATCCTTGGCGAGTCACGGATGCCCCTGCCGAATTTACCAAAAAGCTGCTGGGCAACATTGTCGGCATCAGCCTTGAGATTAAACGCTGGCAGGGCAAATGGAAGGTCAGTCAGAACCAGACACAGCAGAATCGGCAATCGGTTATCGAGGGCTTGCGCTCAGAAGACTCGGATGCACAACGTCAAATGGCGCTGCTGGTGCAGTCGCATGCTACAAGGAGCGATTAG
- a CDS encoding 1,2-dihydroxy-3-keto-5-methylthiopentene dioxygenase, with protein sequence MSALTLYPANQPQQGNTFRDFADIAEQLQGIGVQFERWQADCEFSAADDAEAVLKAYASSIDKLKQEYGFQSVDVISLNADHPNKDALRQKFLAEHTHSDFEVRFFVEGKGLFYLHVGDQVYAVLCEQGDLISVPANTTHWFDMGENPAFKCIRLFTTEDGWVAEFTGDPIAESFPTLDQYLTTL encoded by the coding sequence ATGAGCGCATTAACCCTCTACCCTGCCAATCAACCGCAACAAGGCAATACTTTCCGGGACTTTGCCGACATCGCCGAGCAGTTGCAAGGGATTGGCGTACAGTTCGAACGCTGGCAGGCCGATTGCGAGTTTTCGGCGGCGGACGATGCCGAGGCAGTATTAAAGGCTTATGCAAGTTCGATAGACAAACTCAAGCAAGAATACGGTTTTCAGTCGGTGGACGTGATCAGCCTGAACGCCGACCACCCGAATAAAGATGCGTTACGGCAGAAGTTTTTAGCCGAGCACACGCACAGCGATTTCGAAGTCCGCTTCTTCGTGGAAGGCAAAGGGCTGTTTTATCTGCATGTCGGCGACCAGGTTTATGCGGTACTGTGCGAGCAAGGCGATCTGATCAGCGTGCCGGCCAATACTACGCACTGGTTCGATATGGGCGAAAACCCGGCGTTTAAATGCATCCGTTTGTTCACCACCGAAGACGGCTGGGTGGCCGAGTTTACCGGCGATCCGATTGCCGAAAGCTTTCCGACGCTGGACCAATATCTGACGACCTTATGA